The window ATGGCTCCCGCTGTGATTCTCTTCGGCTGTCTGCTGGCCACAATGAGCTGCTCAACCACAGGTAACATTCACATCAGCTGAACTGTTTGTGTGTCAGATTTTGATCAAGTTTTCACTACATAATTAGATCCACCTCtgatttcattcattttaatcacTTTGAAAGATTTTGAGAATGATTCAGAAACAGctgaaattaaagctgcaagtagcgatgaaagggccctcgcacccgggctcaccgccacacgttggccttaggaaaacactgaacagtgggcgacatgcatgtaagcgagtaaatacaagggaaatatggcaaagtcatttcaaagtgccacactttctgctgccaacaggtggcgctttgactgtaactgaatattgccatgcagatgtcttcaggccaggactattaatcaaacgtgaagtttggagcagatcagacattgtatgcctgagttacaacaacttcctgtttcgtggtgttaatcgcatacattagcacttagccaagtgttgcatgaaattttaacatgtttctagtatgtttgaCACTTCGTGGCATaatgaaatgtgtttttggaagtgaataatatcgctgtggaaatacaaaccggaagtcaaaagacaacgagcgcaacgctgaaaaggggcggggctacataaggtctatagcctaataatatttatttttaattaagaaaaagcGCGGAATTAAGAAGTGATTATTAACATGTTGCCTATTGTGTTGTGTGCGATGCCTACAGCAGCATTCGAATGAagtttatcaataaatattagaatatgccgtgtatatttttatcacatccaacagtcttttaaatccattcactgattgttaatttttttatttcatatttttacattatttattattattattaggctatcattattggttaaatgtttttattcattgttatgTAGCcctattttgctttatttccccTTTCATTTCGTGTATCCTTTCCGTAGGCCTATATTATGTTGTTAGCTATATTTTGTAATTACTTTAAATGCCAGATCATGCCAATAAAATGTGACTTTACGACTGTATTGTAGCCGTGAAGATAGGATAAATGAGCGTCTGTTATCATTTGTAGACCCTCGTGCCTGTGACAGCATTTGAATGAAGTtcgaataatttattattattaattggttgttaaaagaatatttaagctaaaaaataaataaataaaaaaatccattcaCTGATATAGCCgacaaaaacttaattttgttcATCATTTTATTAGGTTTAATaggcatattaataataataattattattattattataataaagacACGATCAGATTAAAAGGCTGTGAGATGGGATGGATAAATGTTCATTATCATTAAATGAAGTTTGTTATGAAATTTATAAACTTTATTTGAATAGTGACACCATCGTGCGCAATAGGCTAATTATAGCTTTTACATTGCGCGCGATGTTGACTAGACagcattcaaataataataatttcttaattccgcatttattttatcattcttaATTCCAGGTTGCTGTGGTAGCGCGCGTTGTTTACACATGTAActcgtggccatgagaaatacatgtcgttccctcaacataatgaagtcgtggccacgagaaaaatatttcgttccctcaccatatgatctcgaggccacgactttacatcgcgtggccacgacataaggatgtcgtTACCTCGACAAAACGATCTGGTGGCCACGGcttattatcacgttcccacgaattaatatcttgtggccacgacatattatcacgttcccatgACATAAATTTTGGAATTTCCCAAAAATATGTCatggccacgacaaaactaaatgaaccgaatatgtcccctcccggtcaccgtactttaggccaggactctaatcacacatgtgaagttagGGGCAGAtcggctgcgttccagttcggttttagacacacactcgcgaacttccctaaacacttcccctcgggggaatccctgccgccattttgaagtgcgttccacttcgtgaagtggacaagggaagtttatatggacagaccctcgctccctcgattttgaccgagggagcgagtctacttcatatgtacacttcaggcagctccataacccacaatgcaacacgattgtgacgttaccgcatatcgcgtttaatataccccaccacaaacaactctatgatatattaattattttttaaacatttaaaacacacatatatacatatagaatgctgtattaaacaattttgtaaggggaaaaaataaataatgaatcagctccattgcggattccaagtgatcaagggcttaggacaggggtcatcaactatatttgtccaagggccagaatttttcactgcagacactgtaagggccagatactcgtaatataaaataaaattcgaattgtatcctaatatgttattatttgatataattctaattccaaatttatgttattttttacatattacctgtactgcagcaagccaccagggggcgatagcgttattttaggcttcatatttgtgaggctgtcaagctgtccatcactgtcacgcaattgtgcgcaaatcccaggcaaggaaaattttgacatttgtgaaaaaatgagcacgtgaaacaataaaagatgttcaatgagagaacgcgtttatcatcattcttgactgaaggcaggctatggcacaagctacttttcagaaggctttttgtttcgttagatttaaaaataaaaaaacggttctcattcccccttgaataaggccggcgacacactggctgcgtgagcgtctcagctgcgtggcgtgtccgtttttatttcggctcccatatttaacaggttggagtttgcacactgagacacgcgtctcaggcgcgctcgagccacgcagaaaacgcatgcatgctagaaatagaaccgactcgtgttccagcaacgggagtgttctctggcgagagcgcagaacagcggagtttgtgcatgtctgagcttgtgttttgttgctttgacattgtggaaaatagaataatagaaacaaaatgtattagcatttttacccgttattatcaatctaaattaatctcgtttttaatttaacttgatttcgtttttctttatttaaatttctgtgtcaatttgttagtcagaaaaatattagactaccttaaaagtattgcttaatttaacagacctgtgtgtgtgcgttttatatcactagtgcagtgtccgttctcggagcataagccctgcccgcgtgaggtgcgccgcttcccgctcgcgctgctctaactgtagtttactaaaagtttattaattctgaatgtgtcgcgtctcgcgtgtccatctatattgcaccaaatgcgacactgcactcccttgtgaagtcgattggatgaacggttctcgaaataataaaaatgcaaacggacatacagacacagattcctgcctttattagagagaaaaatatgttcagcccttctctccgaagcttcgaatagtcgatgttcatcaaaaaatggtattcggaccagccctaaactttttcctcttacaaggctattcctgaattcagtattattctgggggccggatggaaatctctggcgggccggatttggcccgcgggccgccagttgacgttgcatggcttaggacgttccagttcagcccatacAAAGGTTCCGCTAGAAGTGgacactcgtgcaacgtaagcaatgacgtacatccgagtcaacgagaccgagtgaagttagcgagggaagggcatttaaaaaccgaactggaacgcagccataGTATGCCTCAGtaacaacagcttcctctttcatagcaaaacatcaaattttgtcaggccgccacggacacgcccttcaatgaaaactcaagatgttcgcaatttaacatcgcAAAGGCCTTatgattagactgaccaaatatgagcTGGTTCTGtttaaatctctatgaggagttaatcacagtgtaaaacatgaaatttcctgttgcccgcaggtggcgctatgactgtaactgaatattgcattgtagatgtcttcaggccaggactctaataaaacatgtgaagtttcgGACAGaacggacattgtatgcccgagttacaacaacttactgtttcatggcgaaaacaTCGAATTTTGTCAGGCCTCCACGGACACACCCTTTagtgaaaactcaagatcttcgcaatttaacatcgcaaaggcctttagattagactgaccaaatatgatgttaatctgattaaagctctaggaggagtttgtttaAGTAGAAcgtgtggaaatggcaaaaaatgtcaaaattttgcaGAGAGAATTCAAAATagctcacttcctgttgggttttgtacccaggggcttttttgtaggtattgggatGTTACATCTGTGTActgaatttcatacctgtacgtgaaacatagtgtgaagggcgcttaattgaaattttgtaggtggtgctaaagagccattttgccacacctaattctgaaacccatatcagatgtaaatctttaccacttctgacacgtgagcaaagtttcatgagtttgagcatgtttaggccctcaaaaatgtgattcatttcagagaagaaTAAGAATTGgccgagcaattacaatagggtcctcacaccattggTGCTCTGGTCCTAATAATTACACTGCATCGTTAAACGAGATTCTCTCAttgttaatattaacaaatatttttttctttcatttcacaGCTCAAACTACCACATCAATTAATGCTACTACTGCATCACCTAATGCAACTAATTTGTCGGCaaatgcaactaccactttcccCAACAACACTAACATATTGGCCACCACAACTACCACATCACCTAACCCAACTAACACATCAACTAACCCAACTAACACAACTACCACATCACCTAACCCAACTAACACATCACCTAACCCAACTAACACAACTACCACATCACCTAACCCAACTAACACATCAACTAACCCAACTAACACAACTACCACATCACCTAACGCAACTAACATGCCGTCTAATGCAACAAACGTGTCACCGAATGCAACTACAACGAATGCAACTACTACTGCAATGGCTCCTTTGTGTAAGTGTTTCTTGTGTTTGATTAATTCACTAAGACATATATCATACCTCAACATGCAGTAAGAACTCACATACATAGATATAGAGATGTTTACAATTTTTTTGAATGGGCTAATTTTAATCAGAAGCTCTCTTTGAGCAGAAATATTTTGAGAGAATGAGatgattgtgtgtttttgaaagtaaaAAGTTTTGATCAGTGTTTCATGACATCTGTCACTTTCTCTATAGTTTTCACTACCACAACTGCAGCCACTCCAGTCAACTCCACTGCAAACCCACCATTCAACTCCACTGCAGCCCCTCCATTCAACTCCACTGCAAACCCTCCATTCAACTCCACTGCAGCCCCTCCATTCAACTCCACTGCAAACCCTCCATTCAACTCCACTGCAGCCCCTCCATTCAACTCCACTGCAATCCCTCCATTCACTGCAATCCCTCCATTCAACTCCACTGCAGCCCCTCCATTCAACTCCACTGCAGCCCCTCCATTCAACTCCACTGCAATCCCACCATTCAACTCCACTGCAGCCCCTCCATTCAACTCCACTGCAAACCCTCCATTCAACTCCACTGCAGCCCCTCCATTCAACTCCACTGCAAACCCTCCATTCAACTCCACTGCAATCCCTCCATTCAGCTCCACTCAAGCTCCTCCATTCAACTCCAGTGCAATCCCTCCATTCAACTCCACTGCAATCCCTCCATTCAGCTCCACTCGAGCTCCTCCATTCAACTCCACTGCAATCCCTCCATTCAACTCCACTGCAGCCCCTCCATTCAACTCCACTGCAAACCCTCCATTCAACTCCAGTGCAAACCCTCCATTCAACTCCACTGCAGCCCCTCCATTCAACTCCACTGCAAACCCTCCAATCAACTCCACTGCAATCCCTCCATTCACTGCAATCCCTCCATTCAGCTCCACTCGAGCTCCTCCATTCAACTCCAGTGCAATCCCTCCATTCAACTCCACTGCAATCCCTCCATTCAGCTCCACTCGAGCTCCTCCATTCAACTCCAGTGCAATCCCTCCAGTCAACTCCAGTGCAATCCCTCCATTCAACTCCACTCAAGCTCCTCCATTCACGCCCACTGCAGCTCCACCAAATGGTAATTCATCTGCGTGTTTGTGTATGAATGTGCAGGTCAAGTTTTACTATCACTGTTGGAACTGAGATGCAGTGAAAGCTGAAATCACTAATGTGTGTTTTGCAGATGTTCTCACATTACTCACTAATCTGGAGGTGGAGGTTTTGGCCGAGGAGTCATCCACTGAAGAAGAGCGTCAGGCTGCACTGCGTCAGGTGAGAGGAGCGATTCTGACAGTTCACATACTTACACTACTCTCTAAATGTACTCAAGTGTGCTGGTGAAGGGAAAGTACTTTGTTTTAAGAATTTCAAACCAAAGTATGTCAgaatttaaactaaataaaaaacattagcaTCAAGCTAAATTCATGAAGCTCTTTACAATTAACTGCTGTTGCTGCTTCAGCCTCACAGTCACTCTACAATCGAGTTGATAACGTCACATCCCTTTAGGCCCCAAAGTGATTCTATTGGCTGAAAGAACTTTTGGGAAGGTTTCTATTTTGTGCCTGATTATTTTTGCTTCTTGTGTTCATGAAAGTACATCTtttccacacaaacacacacagtttgtGAATTGGGAAGCAGCTTTATTGTGCTCTTCTTCTGCAcctgctgttttctcacttGCTTTCATCTTGTTTCTCAGGTTGGCGCTTTGGTGGAGAGTTATTTAAGAGAGTATAATGACATCTACTCTTTTGAGGTCACAAGAATTGAGCCGGTATCCCCATGTGATTGAATCAGAAATCAGCCAAGAAGAACAGACATGTTCTCATCACTGGTGGacttttactattttaatatgaTATTATTTACGGTGATGGTTCAACTAAAATATTGCATTTGTTAACACAatcatttaatttttgtgtgctGTAATCTTAAACATAGAAGCATTGTATATGTTTGATGCAAATTGAGATTGgaaatttttttgttgtttttgttgtttgggAGGGGGAGATTCCTGTCTGTATGGTTATTTTTCTGTCTGGATTCCTAAATGtttaacatgaaataaatattaaaaaattgtaCTTTACCATAATGCATGAGGTGTTCAGTTCATCCGAAGCTCTCTGCTGTGAGGTTTGGATGCAAATCTCCTAGAATTTTGTATATGAGGACAGTAAGTATAGCGTgctgaaagtgtgtgtgtgagtttaaGTATTTGCAAAGCAGGTGGATGATTTAGCAGGTTGCTGATTATCCCTGTTAATAACAAAAAGCCCTTCGACCGGGATCACTAAAGCACTTTGTTCTCTCTCGTCTGATGTTTAGATGCATCTGACCACAGACGGAGCACCGTCAGAAAGAAGTGTCAAGCCTTTCAAGAGAGTTTGATGACATGAGACTGAACTTCACAAGAGACGGTTTGTGTCTGTGCAGCACGACACCTGTGAACGTCTCTAAACCTGGTTATCATCAGTTCCTGAGCTCAACCTGCTGATGGCAGTGTGAACACACTGAATGACCACAAGATCTAACAACATTCACTCACACAAATTGACTATGAATTGACCTGGTTTGCAATGCATCAGTAAAAAGAATTTGATAAAAACAGATACAAAATATCACATTTCTGTTTCCTTCATGCCTTTGGTAGTTATCTGTCTCTGAAATCAGTGTGTGTTGGCAGGAGGCTGGATGGACACATGATGGGTGAAAATGAAACAATCCAGGGCAGAAAATAAGAAGACGAAGAAGATGCAGATCAGAAACTCCCTGGCAGACGTCTGACACACACTGATCCTGATGGCTCCCGCTGTGATTCTCATCGGCTGTCTGCTGGCCACAATGAGCTGCTCAACCACAGGTAACATTCACATCAGCTGAACTGTTTGTGTGTCAGATTTTGTTTTCATTGCAGATTTACATCCACCTCTTTTTTCACTAATTTCACTCTTTGGATCACTTTGAGAGATTTTGAGATTCACCATCAGGATTTTCAGAAACAGATGGAATAATTAAACTGcgcttttaaacaaaacaagaacaaacTGTAAACGCTTCCAATTCGCTGATTGTTGATATTAAagatttgtcttttttattccACAGCTCAAAGTACCACTCCACCTACCACAGATCAAACTAATACTACATCGGTACTAACCACAGAAAATACTACAACTACCACATCAGTTACCTCTTTACCTGCCACAACACCACCAGCTTCTACCACATCTACAACACCACCTGCACCAGCACCGACTACAACTACAACTACAACGCCACCTTCACCAGCATCGACTACAACGCCACTTTCAACACCTCCGACAACTACAACACCACCTTCACCAGCATCGACTACAACGCCACTTTCAACACCACCGACTACAACTACAACATCACCTTCACCAGCATCGACTACAACGCCACTTTCAACACCACTGACTACAACTACAACATCACCTTCACCAGCATCGACTACAACGCCACTTTCAACACCACCGACTACAACTACAACATCACCTTCACCAGCATCGACTACAACGCCACTTTCAACACCACCGACTACAACTACAACGCCACCTTCACCAGC of the Megalobrama amblycephala isolate DHTTF-2021 linkage group LG12, ASM1881202v1, whole genome shotgun sequence genome contains:
- the LOC125280108 gene encoding mucin-2 gives rise to the protein MAPAVILFGCLLATMSCSTTAQTTTSINATTASPNATNLSANATTTFPNNTNILATTTTTSPNPTNTSTNPTNTTTTSPNPTNTSPNPTNTTTTSPNPTNTSTNPTNTTTTSPNATNMPSNATNVSPNATTTNATTTAMAPLFFTTTTAATPVNSTANPPFNSTAAPPFNSTANPPFNSTAAPPFNSTANPPFNSTAAPPFNSTAIPPFTAIPPFNSTAAPPFNSTAAPPFNSTAIPPFNSTAAPPFNSTANPPFNSTAAPPFNSTANPPFNSTAIPPFSSTQAPPFNSSAIPPFNSTAIPPFSSTRAPPFNSTAIPPFNSTAAPPFNSTANPPFNSSANPPFNSTAAPPFNSTANPPINSTAIPPFTAIPPFSSTRAPPFNSSAIPPFNSTAIPPFSSTRAPPFNSSAIPPVNSSAIPPFNSTQAPPFTPTAAPPNDVLTLLTNLEVEVLAEESSTEEERQAALRQVGALVESYLREYNDIYSFEVTRIEPVSPCD